A window of Lytechinus pictus isolate F3 Inbred chromosome 7, Lp3.0, whole genome shotgun sequence contains these coding sequences:
- the LOC135154623 gene encoding ryanodine receptor 2-like isoform X1: protein MVFCSLKLGISLLRGGNELVQRKMLEHLQDKMDVGFFTSVAELMEKCTVLDLEAFERYNKAEGLGVTSGENAGCDGLRAGEKAMHDAEFTCALFRFLQLLCEGHNLEFQNYLRTQAGNHTTVNIIICTVDYLLRLQESISDFYWHYSGKDVVDAQGRENFSRAFKVVKQVFSSLTEYIQGPCSGNQLALAHSRLWDAVVGFLHIFANLQKKLSQDTSQLELLRELLNLHKEMVVMLLSMLEGNVMHGTTGKQMVDTLVESSSNLEMILKFFDMFLKLKDLSSSEAFREYDANGDGWISHKEFQKAMEAQKMYTADEIDYLLKCADRNNDGRIDFNEFTERFHGPAQDIGFNLAVLLTNLADHMPGDRRLERFLLQAESLLIYFEPYLGRIEIMGSSRRIERVYFKITESHKAQWEKPQIKESKQQFLHEVVNEGGEKEKLEDFVNFCEDTIFEMQHATSISDTGESFPEIFMSLLTFGASRDSQNWLVWAVRGLRPSNIRRLTGDFFSSSQYNIKQIRSMSLFRLFFGIIRLTIMGVFKLFKFAFVIVG, encoded by the exons ATGGTATTCTGTTCTCTCAAGCTCGGTATATCACTGCTGAGGGGAGGCAATGAATTGGTTCAGAGG AAAATGCTTGAACATCTTCAGGACAAGATGGATGTTGGGTTCTTCACCAGTGTGGCTGAGCTCATGGAGAAATGCAC AGTCCTAGATCTGGAAGCATTTGAGAGGTACAACAAAGCTGAAGGTTTGGGCGTGACTTCTGGAGAAAACGCAG GCTGTGATGGACTTAGAGCAG GAGAGAAGGCAATGCACGATGCAGAGTTCACTTGCGCCCTCTTCAGGTTTCTGCAGCTGCTCTGTGAAGGTCACAATTTAG AATTTCAAAACTATTTGAGAACCCAAGCAGGCAACCATACTACAGTCAATATCATCATCTGCACTGTGGATTATCTACTGAGATTACAG GAATCAATCAGTGATTTCTACTGGCACTACTCTGGCAAAGATGTTGTTGATGCTCAG GGTCGAGAGAACTTCTCCAGGGCATTCAAGGTTGTGAAGCAAGTCTTCAGCTCCCTAACTGAATACATACAG GGTCCATGTTCTGGGAACCAGCTAGCCCTAGCCCACAGTCGTCTCTGGGATGCTGTGGTAGGGTTCCTCCATATCTTTGCCAATCTCCAGAAGAAATTATCCCAAGACACCAGTCAGCTGGAGCTCCTCCGTGAGCTGCTCAACCTCCACAAAGAAATGGTTGTAATGCTGCTTAGTATGCTTGAAG GTAATGTGATGCATGGTACCACTGGTAAACAGATGGTGGATACTCTTGTAGAGTCGTCATCTAATCTAGAG ATGATATTGAAGTTCTTTGACATGTTCCTGAAACTGAAAGACCTTTCTTCTTCTGAGGCATTTAGG GAATATGATGCAAATGGCGATGGTTGGATCTCACACAAAGAGTTTCAAAAGGCCATGGAAGCACAGAAGATGTACACAGC AGATGAGATTGACTACTTGTTGAAGTGTGCTGATAGGAATAACGATGGAAGGATCGATTTCAACGAATTCACAGAGAGATTCCATGGACCTGCCCAAGATATCG GTTTCAATCTGGCTGTGCTGTTGACCAACCTTGCAGATCACATGCCTGGTGATAGAAG gttGGAACGGTTCTTACTGCAAGCAGAGAGTTTACTGATATACTTTGAACCCTACCTGGGTCGTATTGAGATCATGG GCAGCAGTAGAAGAATTGAACGAGTGTACTTCAAGATCACAGAATCACACAAAGCACAATGGGAGAAACCCCAAATCAag GAATCTAAACAACAGTTCCTTCATGAGGTTGTCAATGAAggtggagagaaagaaaaactgGAAGACTTTGTCAACTTCTGTGAGGACACTATCTTTGAG ATGCAACATGCAACCAGCATCAGTGACACGGGCGAGAGCTTTCCAGAGATCTTCATGAGCCTGCTGACCTTTGGCGCCAGCCGGGACTCCCAGAACTGGCTGGTGTGGGCCGTCCGGGGTCTGAGGCCGTCCAACATCCGCAGGCTGACGGGAGACTTCTTCAGCAGCTCCCAGTATAATATCAAGCAGATCCGTTCAATGTCTCTCTTCAGGCtcttctttggtatcatcaggcTCACTATCATGGGTGTCTTCAAACTGTTCAAGTTTGCCTTTGTCATTGTGGGGTAA
- the LOC135154623 gene encoding ryanodine receptor 2-like isoform X2 — protein MVFCSLKLGISLLRGGNELVQRKMLEHLQDKMDVGFFTSVAELMEKCTVLDLEAFERYNKAEGLGVTSGENAGEKAMHDAEFTCALFRFLQLLCEGHNLEFQNYLRTQAGNHTTVNIIICTVDYLLRLQESISDFYWHYSGKDVVDAQGRENFSRAFKVVKQVFSSLTEYIQGPCSGNQLALAHSRLWDAVVGFLHIFANLQKKLSQDTSQLELLRELLNLHKEMVVMLLSMLEGNVMHGTTGKQMVDTLVESSSNLEMILKFFDMFLKLKDLSSSEAFREYDANGDGWISHKEFQKAMEAQKMYTADEIDYLLKCADRNNDGRIDFNEFTERFHGPAQDIGFNLAVLLTNLADHMPGDRRLERFLLQAESLLIYFEPYLGRIEIMGSSRRIERVYFKITESHKAQWEKPQIKESKQQFLHEVVNEGGEKEKLEDFVNFCEDTIFEMQHATSISDTGESFPEIFMSLLTFGASRDSQNWLVWAVRGLRPSNIRRLTGDFFSSSQYNIKQIRSMSLFRLFFGIIRLTIMGVFKLFKFAFVIVG, from the exons ATGGTATTCTGTTCTCTCAAGCTCGGTATATCACTGCTGAGGGGAGGCAATGAATTGGTTCAGAGG AAAATGCTTGAACATCTTCAGGACAAGATGGATGTTGGGTTCTTCACCAGTGTGGCTGAGCTCATGGAGAAATGCAC AGTCCTAGATCTGGAAGCATTTGAGAGGTACAACAAAGCTGAAGGTTTGGGCGTGACTTCTGGAGAAAACGCAG GAGAGAAGGCAATGCACGATGCAGAGTTCACTTGCGCCCTCTTCAGGTTTCTGCAGCTGCTCTGTGAAGGTCACAATTTAG AATTTCAAAACTATTTGAGAACCCAAGCAGGCAACCATACTACAGTCAATATCATCATCTGCACTGTGGATTATCTACTGAGATTACAG GAATCAATCAGTGATTTCTACTGGCACTACTCTGGCAAAGATGTTGTTGATGCTCAG GGTCGAGAGAACTTCTCCAGGGCATTCAAGGTTGTGAAGCAAGTCTTCAGCTCCCTAACTGAATACATACAG GGTCCATGTTCTGGGAACCAGCTAGCCCTAGCCCACAGTCGTCTCTGGGATGCTGTGGTAGGGTTCCTCCATATCTTTGCCAATCTCCAGAAGAAATTATCCCAAGACACCAGTCAGCTGGAGCTCCTCCGTGAGCTGCTCAACCTCCACAAAGAAATGGTTGTAATGCTGCTTAGTATGCTTGAAG GTAATGTGATGCATGGTACCACTGGTAAACAGATGGTGGATACTCTTGTAGAGTCGTCATCTAATCTAGAG ATGATATTGAAGTTCTTTGACATGTTCCTGAAACTGAAAGACCTTTCTTCTTCTGAGGCATTTAGG GAATATGATGCAAATGGCGATGGTTGGATCTCACACAAAGAGTTTCAAAAGGCCATGGAAGCACAGAAGATGTACACAGC AGATGAGATTGACTACTTGTTGAAGTGTGCTGATAGGAATAACGATGGAAGGATCGATTTCAACGAATTCACAGAGAGATTCCATGGACCTGCCCAAGATATCG GTTTCAATCTGGCTGTGCTGTTGACCAACCTTGCAGATCACATGCCTGGTGATAGAAG gttGGAACGGTTCTTACTGCAAGCAGAGAGTTTACTGATATACTTTGAACCCTACCTGGGTCGTATTGAGATCATGG GCAGCAGTAGAAGAATTGAACGAGTGTACTTCAAGATCACAGAATCACACAAAGCACAATGGGAGAAACCCCAAATCAag GAATCTAAACAACAGTTCCTTCATGAGGTTGTCAATGAAggtggagagaaagaaaaactgGAAGACTTTGTCAACTTCTGTGAGGACACTATCTTTGAG ATGCAACATGCAACCAGCATCAGTGACACGGGCGAGAGCTTTCCAGAGATCTTCATGAGCCTGCTGACCTTTGGCGCCAGCCGGGACTCCCAGAACTGGCTGGTGTGGGCCGTCCGGGGTCTGAGGCCGTCCAACATCCGCAGGCTGACGGGAGACTTCTTCAGCAGCTCCCAGTATAATATCAAGCAGATCCGTTCAATGTCTCTCTTCAGGCtcttctttggtatcatcaggcTCACTATCATGGGTGTCTTCAAACTGTTCAAGTTTGCCTTTGTCATTGTGGGGTAA